The Magnolia sinica isolate HGM2019 chromosome 3, MsV1, whole genome shotgun sequence genome includes the window GAGCTACGAGCACTCGAACCGAGTCTCATatcctacacaaaggaaagacaaaggagaccctggctagaacagataacccttcgatgccaaagtcaggttagGAATCTGGATCTATGTTGTGTAGAGTAGGCTTAGGGTGtgagatgttgcgtacctgtttCCATAGATATGTTTTCTATTTATACCTTTTGATAGAAGTGAACATGCCCGTCAATCTTGGCACGATCTCTGCCATTAAGCGAGAGCTACGCGCGTGCTGATGTTGGCTGTTACCTGGAGATCGTGCCCCGAATGATGCTCCAGACATGCGTTATTGGAGTTAATCCCTTAGCGTAATCTTCAGCCATGTTCTCATCCGAGCCACCCCTTACAACCGTTCAAGCTCATGAGCGAGCTGATCTGAGTCGGAGTCTACGGGTCagatgtgtaatggcttcttccggGTTCCAAGTCGGTGTCAAAtctctacaaaagaacttaaaATTAGGTCGGTTCGGATGAACTACTATCAGTCTAAGGTTCTGCCCGTCAACTTCTCTAAGTCAACCTCTGTTAGATTAGGCTCAAATTTTCCATAACAAGGTCAAACGAGGCATgatttacctgatggacggcatggattttatgCACATCAAATCATTTACGATGATTAGAGAAGGTTATCCTGAGTGCGTACTTAAGTGAGGTGCACACTAGTTTTCCTGATTCAATATAAGCCACTTAGCTATGATGACCAAATTTGAATGTAATGTGATTAAAAAGGATTTTATAATCCAAACATTACACTTTTTGAGTaatgtttatttcaaggtttaaaaaatatataaagcgtccaatgatcttatttcaacaaacatgtgtcATTGCTAAACCATATGGACATAAGCTTCTACAATTTAGTTTAATATGAGTTAATATATAAAACGGGTACCATTTTTAAGTGCTTGCGTATGAAGCACCATTTGTAGCCAAAGTATTAAATAATTACCCCTTTGGATATGGATGCATCTGGGGTAGTTTGACTTAGGTCAATGGTCAAGCCAACCCAACCTTAAGAGTTGACCCAAACCAAGGCATCAACACCTAACCTCAAATATAGTTTGAGATAAGCTAGATTGAATTGAGTCAGGTTAACAACAATAAATAATAAACAAACTCGTAAACAaaacacacacatgtatatatagaGATAGCtatgctcacctacacaccttATGTGAGCACCTGTGCGTACCTTTGCACAGGTATTATAGGCACAAAATTCAATCAGTCCACATGATAcgacaccccatgaaacccttggGCCCAAATTTCAGCACAATCAAAGAGAAGCAAATCAaaagaggaaactgttttcttttgccatggcccaccaagttttggatcatgatgaaAGTTGGGCCTTGagtgtttcatgaggtgctgcatcatgtggactgatcaaattttatGTTCATGACACGTATGCGAAGGCACGCACAGGTGCTCACCTAAGAGTGTGCAACTGGACATTTATGTGCATGTAACATTAGTGAAATAAAGACTATAATTTTAACTTTTAATTTTTAAGTTAAATAAGAGTCATTAAAATTtctcttcattttttaaaattcatttactAATAGTGATGATTATAAGAGTTCATTCAGTGTTAAGCTTCTTATAATTGACCACATAGTATAAAGTTCACAACATGAATGGTTCTAATCATTGTACCAATCAATGTATAAGCCTTGGCGACACACCTTATACCCCTGACTTGTGGCAGATACTTGGGAGGCATGTGGATGGccagttacttaagataagctacttatgccttaaacAGTCTATTTTGTTCCCTACTTATtaaattaaaatgattaattaattttaaattaaaaattataaaaattataaaaaaaaatatttaaaaaaaaaaaaaacactagttATGATAAACCaaactcaataatttcaaataagttacttatcttatgctataagtagaaaaagtaatgtATCCAAACAAGTCCTTAAAGTCCCAACTCATACATATTCAATTAACAGACCCTCATGTAAACATGTGAGAGATCCAACACTTATTAGAGATCTGTGCCATTCATCAAGGTGCAATGTGAACATGCTATGGACCAAATAAAGGTGGTCCCTTGATCACTTAGGGAAAACCTGCATGAACCCTTTTTTATATTTAGGTCATGATTTTATGTTCATCTATATTAGTCGTAACTCACAAGCTACATGCACTGCATCCGGAACGTAAGGTTGTGTTAGTGTCGGGTTTCCTCGGCTCGACCCGAACCCGAAGTTTGGATTAGACCAATCGGGTTCGGGTCTGACCCATCTAACACAcctaccttatatatatatacccaccTCTATCCACCGAGAGAAATCCAAAGGCCCCCCTTTCTCTCATCCATATATGGGCTGATGGGCATCAAGTTCTTAAGCTTCCACATGCTTCCCTACTGCTTCCACCTCATCTCCAACCACATCACCTGCCTCAGTCTCCCACCGTCCCATTCCCCAGCCCCCACCATCAAGCTCATCAAATCCGACGGCCACATCGACATCTACCACCGCCCGATCCCGGCCTCAGATCTCATGCGGCAATTCCCCAAACACCTCATCTGCGACTCCGATTCCTTCTTCCTCGGTCAACGAATCCCCGCCCTCTCCGCAACCGACACTCTCCAGCTCGGCCACAACTACTTCCTCCTCCCTTCTCACCTCTTCCAGTCCGTCCTCTCCTTCATCACCGTCGCCTCCTTCGCCTCCTCCTCAAAAAAACCCGCCACGTGTCGGCCCTTCGACGTACACAAGACCCCATCAGGGACGCTCCAGATTCGCGTTTCAGACGAGTTCATCGATTCGCTGCTGTACgaaggagaggaaggagagaaAACCAAGAAGGAGAAGGTTGGGAGGGTTTGTTCTACGCCCGAGTTGGAGAAGGATTATACGCGACTGGTTGGGTGTGagaggtttaaggagtggaggcCGAAGCTGGAGACaataaatgagaaggaaagaaggaagcTTGGAGGGTTTGGaatgagaagaaggaagaaatctCAAAACAAAGGAAGCCAAACGAGCCTTCTTCATGTAAGTAGAGCGAGAAAAGGCTCTTGAAGATTGGGGgcttttttgcccttttttttcttgaatggACTGTATTTTGTAAAACTGGTTTTTCAttacactgatatatatatatatacaagtgaTTAAACTGTAATTCTCTCTATTTGTTTCCTAATTCCATCAGTACCAATCGAATAATCCGGACCGACCACTCAGTCCAGCATACATTTCATGAGCTGCCATAAAAAATTCACACCGATCATACGGTCGTTTGCTTGAAAAATTGACGGTCAATACCATTTTTTCGAATTTGAGCCATATAATTTTTACGGcagatgatggattggttatGGTTATAAATAATTGCTTTTGTAAGAGAaacctaaccatccaatccatggctTGGAATACGGATGGCTATCATAAAGAGGGCCAACTTATGCATGGATCAGATCGTCTGATCGGTGTGGCTTTTACAAGGTATACCCTGAAATGCGTGATGGATGGACAAACCAGATCGGTTCGTTGGACTGTCCAAGTATCCCTATGCAACTGCGAGAGCACGGGGTCATTTATCCTTTTCATTGgattctctcttttttattatttgaagGTTGAGAAACGTACACGTGGCAAGATGGAAcaagatctagaccatccatcaggtggatccTGTAATGGATggacattggatggaaaatcgTGCTGATGAGGCCATCATAGCCCTAGGATCAGTAAGCTTTTGAGATGACCATTCATGCGACATGTACATGGCATTTTAGTGAGAAGAAATGATCCGTACAGGCATTGTACGTGAACTTTCACATATGGCCCCGTCTTTATTGACAATCTCCCATGCGTGTATATAATCAGAGCCCTTCaaaagttgggccacaccatgatgatctccTGGTTTGAAATCAGGCTAGTccgctcattaggtgggctacatgaTTGAAAAAATCATGACCTCAGATTAATGATATTTGTTTATAAATCACCATTATGAGTGGGGCACGTGATTTAGACCGTTCGGATTGATTTAAAAGCACGCCACGTGGACAGAGGCTGTTTGCGAGCGTGTAGATTACTGTAGTCTCTCAGAGTACCAGAATttgctcttattattattatattttttttacgtAGCCGTTTGCACCGTCCGTCACCTTCAGGTTCCCCGATGTCTTCCCgggagatgatacggtagagAGCCGGTGCAAACGGAATATGGCAGATCTATCTTGTCACAGTACACGTAGTAGTGTTATATAGCAATCGGAACCGTCCATATAGTGGAGCCTATCATAGATACCATATGATTTAAAAATCATAGCTACTGGAGAATACTATTCATGAGTTTCAAGGAGCGATTCTGTTTCCTATTATGACTTTCAAGGCCACTGATCAGACGGCTGAAATCATCCAATGTCTTTGTATTTTGAACTATTTCCCACCCAGATTCCAAACTAACAATTCCAAAtcgggtaagcctatccatctgataagtgggccatcaaaacAATGGTATGAAACATTTTTATTTAATTGTAATAAAATGGGCCgttcatggtgcggtccactatatgtttgggcAGGATTGATAGATGACCATACCAGGTGTGGCGTGGATAGATGGGGTGTACGGTTGTTGACTATAGTCAGAAGAAAGAGGGTTGGATAACGTGGGTAGGGTTTTGATGTCAGGAGACAGCTCAGTCGTTGCGGCAGCTGTCGCCCAGTTTTGAAGACCAAAGCGGTGATTCCCTCCTTTCCCAACTTAAAAAAGACAAGATAGTGGTCAAAGTATGTCAGCTTTCATAATCACATATGAAGCTCATGGCCCACCTCGCGGAAAAAGCGTTGCGAATTTCCTAATACGGAGCCCATCCAACGGAACTGAAGCGGCCATCGGCCCACCTGATGTCCGTCTGGGATTGAATCCGGATGGAACGGGAATGCAAAAGGAAAGCGGATTGGGTCCCGAGATCGGAACAGGCTAGGGCTCTGAGggcgtgatgtatgggtttatcaacgccgtccacctatttgtagtattattttaggttattaacgaaaaaaatgaggcagatccaagggtcaagtggaccacaccacggcgGTGAtgatgacgcccaccgttgaaaccttcctaaggccaaccgtcatgtttatttgccatgcaatcAGAGATCATTGGATCACATGGACCGAAatgaagccaaaacacaaatatcagctgtcatacatcacggtgggcccctcggAGCCCGGCCTGGTCTGAACTTACTGCAAAGATGAGGCAGATTTGTACGGATTGACCGGggggccaatttgatgtatgtgtcgtatatACACGCTGTCGATCTATTTTGCCGGctaattttagagaatgagcgcaccaatgaagcagatgcaaatctcaggtggaccacaccataagaaacagtgatgaacgCCCACCGTATAAatgtttataataataataataataacactcCTAGCTAgtacccaccgtaatgtttattttctattccaCCTGTTGATTGGAACACACGGAcataaatgaaaggaaaagacAAACATGGGCTTTGTAGAAAACTTTCGTGACTCATGAAATGTTTTTAAGAGCCTGTTTGGGAGTATGGATTCGgaaccttggatttgaaatcctcttggggcgtgtttggacgggcggattaggtgggagtgagttatattagggtggattgcacCGCTTTCAATGTCATAAATGGGTTTGTCTGTGAGTTACATGCAATCccactggattgctatatccagcggCCCAGCTAGTGCCATGTTTGGACAGGTAGACAGGATGAGATTTCAAAACCAGAGTTTGTTTGGCCGAGCATGGGATTGAATGGGATTGATATACTTGTGCCACCGTCCCTTCCAAAGGGACGGTTATAACCCCACTCgcgcggaaatggattggctactccctctctACCACCAGCCCCGtgcctagtggtcggtgctatgtgggacccaccatatgtatgtgtttcatccattttttaagatcattttagggcctgacacaaaaattgagagggatataaatctcgggtggaccacaccacaggaaaacaatagcgattttatattcaccattaaaatcatcctaaggcccactgtactgtttatttgacatccaaactggtgattaggtcatacaggcacagatgaaggggaaaaaaaaatagatcAGCTTGCTCCaacacttttatggcccccaaaaagtttttaatggtcgatgctcattcgacactgtttcctgtaacgtggtccaattgagattgatatatacctcattttttgtctcataccataaaatgacatgtaaaaatagatggacaacatggatgaaatataGAAATCATGTTTAGGCCCACGAGCATCGACCACCAACCATtagatggtggcagggggagtagccaatccgcgtcccattcgCACCAACGGACGGATTGCCATCcattctcaggtagaccacaccacattaagatATAGCTGCAATGCCCattattttaccagataatttcacATCAAATATGTTCATTAGGCCATACAGGTCCAGACGGAGAtataaaacacagatatcaacgAATTTTtaactgcatgtggaccccattgGTATTTTTAAAGGTCGAccctcatttaacactgtttcttgtaatgtgatccacatgatttttggacATGCCCATACATTGTAGGGGTCACaaaactgtgtggggcccacagaggtatGTCTCGTCAGCGCCTTTAATACCTAATTTATTCATAGTTGTGGACTCAATAAGTACACAATAGAAAATAATCCTCAGATACCCACAATTCAAAAAATGAACTACAGACAGTCATGAAGGAAAATGTAGAATCATAAAATCATGCTTCCAATGGGGAATAATGAACTACATACTTGGTGAATAATGTTACCATGCCATTAACTTGAGGAGATAAGCATACTTGCTAATTACAATTCTGGATGAAATAAATAAACAAGCAGTTATAGCAATCTGATTTGGGAGCATTATTAAGTAGTGATAACTTACTGACAATTAAATTCGATCAAGCATCCAACTGCATCCGAAAGCAGAATTTCTCTCGGAAGAAAAAAGAGGCAGGCGCATTATGGCCTGCTTGTTTCTGCTCTTAGATAAATTGGACTTTAAGTAAAATTCATAAGCTAAGATACAAAAACAAAGTTTCTATGTATATATGAAAGAAGACTGCATTTTTCTGATCATTAACATAATTATCTTGAAAAGTTAAAACAAAAACATGGGAGAATGAATTTTTGTCGTCTCAAAACCATGAGGAAAGCATGAGCATTATTACAAGAAAATAGTATGTAGTTCATTTAATCAGTTACCCCACATCCTAACAAATCTTCCTCTATATATAAACGAAGAAACTGCTTCCAATGGGAAACAGTTTCTGAAGAACGGGATACACCATTAAAATCGCACGAAGACAGCTTATTGACAAATgcaagtaaatgaatttatataTATCATGCCATAGCATAAGATTTTAAGGGTGGGAAGATGCAAATAGGAACATAGTTATGCTTAACAATGAGTCTATCTGCCCACACATATAGTAAATGAAATTACACAGTCTATTAATAAATGAATCCATCTGCAAATGAAGATAGCATTGATCAAACAGTGGTTAACATACGAATTAATAAAAGAAATTCATATTTCAATTCCAGTGAAAACCAACCAGAGCAGATCCATCTGAGATCTACGATTGTAACACCTCCAATTTAGTAAACAGAGATTCTCAGATGAACAATCTATGACAAGTAGTACATAAATCCAGTGAGATTATATACCATTTGAGATTTACGAATCCGAAAAATTAACAAGGAGTCAAATTCCTTATATATATTCAGAGAACCCAAAACTCCATGGATCATCCAATTGTCAAGACATTTTATAATATAAATCCCTAATGCCTAAACCTGAGAATCGATATAAAAAAAACACCACACGGTCTTTCTACAACAACATCTTGTCCATCCGAGTTAAAAGAATGTGAAGAGAATGAGATGATGCGGAGACACATTCTGTCACAGATTTTTGTAAGAAATATTATAGCAATAGGAATAAAAAcagggcagattggatggatggaAAAGAAATCCAACTGCACTGGTATATCAGACCTGGATTAGAAGCCATCGCAGCCAGCCAGACAGGCCAACTCCATATCAGAGGGCCTATTTTGCCGGAATCCATAACTATACATCAGATGCATGAAAACCCTTCATGGAACTCTCGAATGCTACTGAAATCATTCATATTTGGAACATGCAAGACATATGCACAGTACAGAACATCGTCTCATGCTGTATGTGCGAGGAAGAAGACCTACCTCAAGACGACCACACCTTCAGCTCGCGATGGCAGCCGATCGATGAAGATAACCATCGTGACCTGATGGTGGTTGTTATAAACCCCATTTCGCGCCAAAATGAAAACCTACCACCAGCATCTCTCCTACCAAATCAAAGGCATGTGAAATCGCATCCCGCAGTTCATACGCTGGACTGCGGACGAGCTAGGGATGGGATCGAGAAGGATAGCAAAGAGGGGAGATTTCAAGTCAGCTGGATTTCGCAATCTAGCGGATCGTCTTCCGAATCCAGAGACCACTCCCATCAGTCGTCAAACCCGCGCCACCAAACAGACCTGCAGCAGGACGGGATGGGATTTCAAAACCCTATCCCACCTACTCCACTCTACTCCCACCTAatccgcccgtccaaacacgcccttggtgtgtttggtaccctaaattgagaatcaactttaatttaaAACCAGCTATTTATAataggatttgaatttaattattaaatcaagtttaatatctctaattagcgaacttatgtaatttttgacataattattgtaataagcctgcttaaatatatactttgctaaaaaatgatgaaatcccaagtcTTGGGCAGGCCACAAGTATGAGAtcacatccaagtgactaaccaacaatttttaacggTTGATTTACATGTATACTCATCCAATTGATAaactaattattttaggatatcattactGGGCCATGTGTCTAATAAATTAATAGactaatgatacacatgttagaCATGCAACTATGGAAATGATTTTAGATATAATCTAAGGTCTCACGTTGGATTTCAAACCTCCGGattgaggggatttcaaacccAGATTTGAAACCAGCTGGATTTGAAACCTCAGTTACTTTGGAATCTCcccaaatttatggtgccaaatgacccctaatggTTAACTGCCATGGCttttaggtgtggtccacctgaaatttaaatctactttatttttgggttgatgCTCTAAAATGTGCTggtaaaacaaatgaatggcatgAATATATAAAACAGAGATGGACCCGCAGACCCATTGTGTGGACTACGCAGGGGCTTGTGgggccatgatttatgtgttttatccatgccatccatacaagccatgagctcaaaaaaataggcaaatccaaggcttggtggaccacaccataggaacgcCAGGGATGAAACCCTTctaaggctcactatgatgtttatttaccatctcaCGTGCTAATGAAGTCATGTAagcttggatgaaggtaaaacacaaatatcagcttaatcaacacttctctagctcccaaccccatttttaatggtggacattcaatcctcacttccGCCTTgcatttgtcttatttttggccTTATATCTTAAATtgatctagcaaaatagatgaatagtgtaaataaaatacatacaccacggcCTGCCCTATAAAGACATCATTTGTGCCAAgcaaaacatgtttgaaagttattcAAGTGATAACTAATTCATCTAAGTGACACACCGCCTTATCAAAACCCACCATACTGTGCTTGTACTAATATTAGTACCAGGAGCGGCAATACCCAAATCCGCATCCCACCAAGAAACCAGGGGGATTGGGACACCCTATTAGAACCTCCTTGagacccacataagttttggataaggaTGGTATTTGTGTTATCTATTCATCCGGGTGAGAGTAACCTTacaaacggattggatggcataaaagcatcacggtgggccatatgaAGTCTTCAATGGTAGTTGTTTCCCTCCCCCTATTGCATGCCGAGCCCGTTTGATTTTCCAGTGCATTGGTAAATAACCggtaaaagagtaataattatttcccgtGTAACTACAACGTACCTGATTTGGCTACTAACTTTTTTGACATGGATACCGgaacattacaaaatatatatgagtctcattgtaatgtatttagcTTATTCACACCGGTTATCCATTATGTCATTTGAATTTAAAGTATGAGCAAaatatgaggtatatccaaaacttaagtggaccacatcatacgaAAACGTGAATCAAatacttatcattaaaaactttgtggggccactgtttcttttggtgttggccacttgagtgttgtatctgcttcattttttgtctcatacttcaaaatattgtagtaaaatagatgaacggaatggatatatcatatacattaccgtacaatttaaaaattaaaattatctcttttgaacTAGTTTAATGGCCCAAATacttatgaattttcaaacacaaTAAACCATAATAATTATCGATTTCGAGTGTATTTACGGtagctttgaaaaaacaaacaggcccactAGTGTGTCCCGATTAagtgttggatcttcctcatcttCGAGCTCCCCGGCTAAAATGAGTCAATGAAACTAATAGATGTAGTGTGTCACATAGtggttgtggtgggccctaccgtcTATCTTACAAAGGCTAGCTTCATATTGGATATTCTTGTCCGCAAAGTGGAGAAAGTGAACTTCGGTACTCTTGGAGTGGAATCAGGTTAACGAAGAAAGTGAGTTTTCTACTCCACTTGTTCTACGGAACCAGAATAACAAAAAGCCCCAGACCTACTACCGTATTTTTTTAACACCTAGTCTGTCCATCGTTTTCACCGGCTTTTATCAAGAGGTGAGCCAGAATTTAGACAAATtcaagaagtgggccacactacaagaaaaggtaGATATGAATTTCTGGTGGCCATGAAGATGTTCATACGCAATCCATCCACCTCACAATAATTATCATCAGATGAAAGCAtaaaccaaatatcagcctatCCCAAACTTCAGTAGGCCCAAAGAGATTTCAACAATGGTAGGTGTTGAGGTCACACTTTTCCctctgttgtggcccacttgagatttttatatcctTACATCCTAACATGAGCCATCATTTGGACAGAgtagatgtcacacacacataATAGTGGCCCAAAGCATTTTTATTGCACCGGCTCCCGTTTCTAACTTCACTTGTTTTTGGTATTTTGGTATcttaatccataccattcatccatcatgCTCAGTCTTTCCTTTTACAGAGAAAGAGAAAGTCGGACTCATTCAACGTCAACAACTAGCGAAGATCATCCAATGAGACAACCAGTATCATTCACTATTAAAGTGATGTCTGAACGGTGGAAACTTATCCATACACGTCTCATGCGCCCTTGCAACTAAAAGTGGATTGCCTAACATGAGTTAGCTCAGTTGTACTTGAATTCGGCAGaaattgattgggccatgtgATGCTGTCAGAAATAGGACTCACCTAAAGCGTGTTTGGAATATCCATCTCCCTTGCAGCTATACCAATCATAACATGACTTAGCTCAGTTGTGCTTGAAAACGGTAGAAATTGATTGCGCCATGTGCTACTGTCAGGGATAGACCGACCTGAAGTACGTTGGAATATCCGTGTCCCTTACAGCTATACCAATCATAGCCTCATTTGAATGGACCGCAATTGAAAGCCACACCTGCCAAACAGGTTAGCGTTTCTAACATGTGGTGGCTCACATGCACATGCAGCATGTACAACCACTTTTATCTTattcatgattttttttgta containing:
- the LOC131239243 gene encoding uncharacterized protein LOC131239243 gives rise to the protein MGIKFLSFHMLPYCFHLISNHITCLSLPPSHSPAPTIKLIKSDGHIDIYHRPIPASDLMRQFPKHLICDSDSFFLGQRIPALSATDTLQLGHNYFLLPSHLFQSVLSFITVASFASSSKKPATCRPFDVHKTPSGTLQIRVSDEFIDSLLYEGEEGEKTKKEKVGRVCSTPELEKDYTRLVGCERFKEWRPKLETINEKERRKLGGFGMRRRKKSQNKGSQTSLLHVSRARKGS